GACATCCGTACAATCGATCCCAAAGGCATGCGTCAGAATGTTTCTGCGGTGTTTCAGGATTTTGAGAGTTATCAATTGACCGCTCGCGAAAACATCGCCATGGGACACCCCAAAATCGATGATGATGCTTATATCGAAGCTGCAGCCGCTAAAGCCGGCGTGGGAGAATTAATCGGAAAACTGCCTAACGGCTTGGATACGGAACTCGGTGCGATGTTTCATAATGGACACGAGCTGTCCGGCGGACAATGGCAGAAAATAGCGTTAAGCCGCGCTTTCATGCGAGATGCACAAATTGTTATTCTTGATGAGCCGACAGCAGCGCTTGATCCGCGAGCGGAAGCGGAAATCTATGATAACTTCGCTACTTTATATGAAGGAAAAACAACGATCATGATCTCTCATCGTTTGAGTAGTTGCAGACACGCAGACAAAATCATCGTGCTGCATAACGGGGAGATTATCGAAGAAGGTAATCATGAGACACTACTCGCTGCGCAAGGCGCGTATGCCGAAATGTTCCATACGCAAGCCAAACGTTATGCATCATAATCGTATCTGGCAAATTCCCAATCCATCGGATTCCGCTGATCCATCACAGAAAATGAAGCTTCCATCTCACGTGGTCCGTGGTTTTTGGAAGCTTCTTTGTTTGCCTGCTGCCAAGTACACGCGTCGAAATCATTGTTCCTATCGTATCTCTGAACACAAAAATCAGTCGTCACAGAGAATATCTGCGACAACTGGTTTTTGATGGTTAAGCCAACAAATCATCTACTCCGTAATCAACCCATAAGCTGTTATCCGCTTAATCCTGCGAGCTACTAGCATCGATATGAGATAGGCCAATACGATAAGACCGACGCAAAGCATAACGATAAGGGGAATATTCACAATAAATTGCACGTTGTATATCCCAGCGCCCGATAGCAGCAGTGTAAGTACAGAGTTGGTACACAGGCTTCCTAGCACCCCCCCGATAATTACACCCACGATCACAACGGGAACAAAGCTCAGTACGATTTGGGTCATAAGTTGAAGAGTGGTGTACCCTGTAGCTTTTAATATCCCAAATTCCCTCTTGCGCTTGAGAATCATCGTTTTGATGACGAGATATAGGATCAGAGCGACGACCAGCACGGTTATCGCAAGAATGGTGACCATGACGGATAACACTGCTGAGATATAAACACTGCTTTGGCTAGCCAACATCTCATCTACATCCGTTATATCCTTTATCAAAGTTCCGTACTTTGCTTTGAAGTCTCGGATAAAGTCGGCATTACCTACATCTTTTAGATAGACATTTATTATCGTGCCTGTATAGTCAGGGATTAGATGTTGTACCCCAGGTAAAGTTACAGATGTAATCTTCCCCATATAGTTTAAAGACTGGCTCAGCCCGGTAATCAAGAACTGACGGGATACATCGTTCATTTCCACCTTAACTGTATCGCCGATACTTTTATGAAGCAGCTTTGCCAACGCCCCAGAAACCGCGATTTCGTTGTCGTATTGCGGATTTCGACCTTTATAGACCACATTGTTATTTAGCTTACTGTAATCATCCGATATACTCATATAAACGCTTTGTCCATCCATTGTCGCTGTAGTAAATTCCAGTAATGCGGTCTTTGTCACACCATCCATTTGTTCAATATCTGCAAGCAATTTGTCGCCATCGACGTCGTGATTAGACTGAATAACTACATTAGACGTCTCCGAACCCACTAGATGAATAAACGCAGTTTTATCTACCGCAACGTTGTAATATAAAACGATGGAGAAGATGGAGGCAAAGGTGATTGCTGCAATGATCATGGCAATCATGATGTTCTGCTTACTATTCTTGATCATTGTTTTGCAAGCGAGCACGAAATGGAGTCCACCCTTGCCTTTCTCTAACGGGAAAAGATTCTTTTTAAAGCTGTGAGTCATGATACCTCCCCTCAGCGCTGCAACGGGATGAAGTTTTCTGATACGTGAGGAGGAGAGCAATGCCACCGTCAGCACCAATACAACAACAGCCAGGATACTAACAAGATTAATCGCTATGTCGAAGCTCTGGGACCATTGCAGTCCGGCTAAAGAGGAAATAATTCCACCGAACACGGGCATTGCGGTATAAGAGATTAAGACTCCTATGACACCAGCAGAAAGCGCGATTAGCATAAACTGTAATGCCATGGATGCGATGATCTGCCAGCTGGTATAACCAACCGCTTTAAGGACGCCGATATTCACCATGCCATCGTCGATACTGTTGGTCACACGGAACTTGATGACGATCAAAGACACAAGCACAATCACTGCCGCAAACGCAACCAGAATCATCGCGACAATATTGACCGTCATCGTGTTGACACTTTTCATCATCACGATGTCAGCCCCCCAATGCGGATGCGAAAATTGTTTGTTGTAGTCGTTAAGCAGCTCAGCCGATTGTGTACTGTCCGTAAGGCTCGCGGACATAAGGATGCCGTCCACAGTCTTACCCAGCTTATCCGACAACTGATGATAGGAAGTATCTGGTAAAAGGAATTTCATCATGCCATTATTGTTCGTACCCATCATGGTTGCCTCAAAAAATCCAGCAATTCGATAACTGTAGTCCTTATCCTGGTAGTTGATTGTGAAGTTGTCACCCAGCTTGTAGCCACCGCTTGTTTTAAAGCTGTAGGGAACATACATATCTTGGTTATTGATCGAATCCAGCTTTTCAATTAGCTTCAGTGGTGAAAACCTTCGGCTTGCATCCGCATTGAGTATCGCAGCACCAAGAGACAAATCGCTATCACCATATCGGAACTTGGCCGTGTTCATTAGAATGATTTGTTCCGTTTCTGTTTCTCTCACGCCAGAATAGTTTTTGAGGAAATCTTCATAGGATGGTTTATATTCAGAGCTGTTCATAATAATGCTCACATGCGCATCATGCAGTTCTTCGACCTTATCATCATAGAAGGTATTCATTTTGGAAATAACCGTCATTCCTACGTTGAGCAGCAGCGCGGCAATAAATATCAAAATAAACAGAGAGATTGCCGCACCTTTGCCTTTTTTGATGTTGGCCAAGGCAAGATTAACGATTTTCATCTTACCACCCCATTTCAGCAAGAAATGCGTTTAACTTTTCATGCCGTTCACGGTTGTGATCCACATGGTAGGCACCTAACTTTAGGTCTCCGTAAATAACGCCATCACGCAGATAGAGCACTCTGTTTCCCCGCAAAGCCGTCTTGATGTCATGTGTGACCATCACAATACTCTGTCCATTGTGGTTGACTTCGGTCATCACATCTAGCACACTATCACTTGCAGCGGAGTTGAGCGCACCGGTTGGCTCGTCTGCGAAAACGATTTTCGGAGAGTTGATCAATGCGCGCACGATGCCTGCCCGCTGTGCTTCACCGCCGGAGAGCTGGGAGGGGAATTTCCCCCATGAAGCTTCGTCTAATCCCACTTGTGCAAGCAACTGTTTTGCTTTGGACACAATTTCACGCTTATTTTTACTCACCAACAAGCCACTTGCCAGCACATTATCTAATACACTCATGTTGTCCAGTAAATAGATCTGTTGGAACACAAAACCGCAATTATTTCTTCTAAAAACGGCAAGCTGATCATTATTCAACTTGGAGATGTTCTGCTCCTCAAAATGGATTTCACCCAATGTGGGTTTATCCATACCCGATAGCGCATAGAGCAGGGTGGATTTCCCCGAACCCGAGCTGCCCATAATTACCGTAAAATCCCTCTCCATAAGACTGATATCTAGATTTTTCAACACATGCTGCTGAATACCACCACTAGAAAAGGTTTTGCATAATTTTTCTGTTCTTAATATTACGTTTTGCATGGATAACCATCCTTTATTGACATATTTAAAGTGTTATCTATTCAATCCACATACAAATAAGACTGTAAAGTAGATTACAGTCTTATCATACAAGAGCAATTCTTATTTAATCTTTGTCCAATCCTTAACCGTTTCTTAATTCGCTTAGGCAAGCTTAATTTTTAGTGTAACGGTAAATCCATCCTCACGGTTATAGCATGCAATATCACCCTGCATATTTTGCATAAGATACTTGGAAATGTACAAGCCAAGCCCTGACCCGCTTTGTCCCCCTATATTATTTCCTCTATAAAATTTGTTGAACAAGAGAGGTAATTCATCCCCCGAGATGCCATTCCCATAATCATTGATGTCCATCTCTAAATAAGTGCTGCATATACGAGAAGTAATCGTAACATTGGTGCCCGCATATTTATATGAATTACTCAAAATATTATCAATTACTTGCTGCAGACGCATGACATCCGTTAAGAGGATACAATCCGGTATTGGCTCACAGCTGATTTGATCATCGTAATTTACATTCGCAATCATACCGTTAAGGACATTGCTGTATTCCTCTCTTACCGTAACCTTTAACTCTTTCAATTCTTCCAAAGTCGCATGGAACATATCGGTCACAAGTAGATTAATCTGCTCTGCTTTTGAATAGACCATGTTTAACTGCTTGATCACCTTTTCATCGGCAGCACGCAGCAGCATGAGTTCGGTCACCGCTTTAATGGAGGCAACAGGTGTTTTAATGTCATGGCTTAAGCTGGCAACGAGTTCCTTCTTGCTGCGGTTTGCAGCATATTCACTATTACGCGCTACTGCCAATTCCTCGCGCATGATATCAAAGCTTTCGGTAAAAGCGCCGAACGTATTATTTTTGTCCATTTCCAAAGGAATGTCTAGATTTCCTCTCGCCACATTTAGAGCAAAGCTCTGCAACTTTTGGAATGGTTTAAATACCGTATAATTTATAAATAATATACATAGTGTAAACAGCACCGCTAACGTGGTAAATGTCATAAAAATCACAATTACAAGTTGTTTCTTGATCTGTTGAATCATTTCTTTATAATCATTGTAAATAATAAGCTTACCTTCAGGGGTACCATTTACCATTATGTCTGTGATCGTATCTCTGTTTTTGATGGCATCATTTATCGTAGTGGAAAGTCCGCCTGCCGTTTGGTAGAGCACGTTGCCACTGTTATCGAGAACGGCAAAGTGCTCCCTTAATGTGCTGTAATCTCCTTGTCCGATATGTCCCCAATGGCTTTCAACCGTCTTTAATACCTCATTCACAGCGACAATATTCACATCGGTATTTTCCTTCGTCACAAGTACTAGTACAGAAAAAGAAACACCTGCAATAAAAACAATAAGGATTAATAAGAAGATCCATTTTATTCTCATGACTTACTATCCTCTAAGACGTATCCCGTTCCCCATACAGTTTTGATATATTGCGGTTCGTTCGGATTGACTTCAATTTTTTCACGTAAATGACGGATATGTACATTGAGCGTTCCATCTCCGGTAAAGGAATCCCCCCACACATTGTGGAACAACTCTTCTTTGGTGACTACCTTGTTTTTATTTTTCGCTAAATAGCAGAGCAATTTATATTCCAACGTCTTGAGTCTTATATCTACACCGTTCACACGGACACGGCAAAGCATACAATCGATCTTGATCTGGCCGAATTCCAGGATTTCAGTAGGACTGCTATTCCCGCCGTACCTTTTGAGCACAGCCTTCACTTTGGCAAGCAATATGCTGAGTGTATAGGGCTTCTGTATGTAATCATCTCCACCTATGTTGAGTGCAATGAGTACATCGTCATCACTAGAACGGGCGCTAATAAACAGAATTGGAATCTGCGTTGTTTGCCGTAGCCTCTTGCATAGATCAAAGCCGGATGAATCACCGAGATTGATGTCCAGGAGGATGAGCGATGTTTCATTTTCTCGTAAAAACTGTTCGCACGCTTCTGCGCTAGTTACATAAGCGGATTTGACCTCGAACATATTAAAGTACTCACTTGTTGTTTCCGCAAGGACAGTCTCGTCATCCACAATTAAACAATCATAGTTCATAAGCGTTCTCCATTTAGTGATAGAATAGTAATCATTTTGCCTGAGACTTTCGATATCTCTAATTGCATGGTAAAAACGGTCAACGACAGAACCAAGCAAATTAATTTTACTTCCGAAATTACGAAATAACGTCCTCTCGCTTACGCCTTATCGCTTATCTTCATGTTATATTCTCCGGATGTTAGTGTCCACTCACGAATTAATAAAAGCTGGGAAACCTAGAGCTGAAGCGGTTTACCTCAACCCCTTCGAGACTGAATAAGCAAAAAAGCGACCTCATGAGGTCGCTTTTCTAATACTAGCCATGTAACCCTCCCGTTAAGCGGGGGCTATGACGATAGGGTCCTACCGGGATTTGGATTAGGCTGGTTAATCCTCCCGAAGTCATCTTGTAGATTTCATCACATAATCTGGCATCAAATCCGAGGAGCGGATGTCCCCCTAACCCGATAGCCGATGCTGCTAACAGCAAACGCTGTACGAGCATCCCCGCTTCCATCTGTTGGATGCGGTATCCCCTATACCCCATCGCTGTTACGAGATGATCCTTGTCCCCTGCTATATGAAAGCATAGCGGCACTTGAAACAGGTTCACATTATCAGAAGGCATTCCTTGCTGCAGCTGGAGCCGATGATCCCCATGACGTATCAATCGTAATGCATGAGCAGCGCTGTCATAATAGTAAGCACCTTCCGGAATACCATCAACGTTATACAAACAGACGTACAATGAAACGCGGGAAACAGGGTTCTCACGGTCCCCATCCAAATCATTCCAATATTTGAAGGAAGCCGTTGCCTCCTGCAGCAGTAAGGCCAGCTGCTCTTGGCTTACCTTGCTCATCATAAAGTCACTGTCCGGCGAATACCGCTTTCGGCTTACTGACGCCAGATCATACAACAATCGCTTCACGCGGGGAAGAGCCACCGCTTGATCCTCACAGTGAACGATCATCTCCTCCCCGATTCGCGGTATCGACCGAAGCGATTCCAATAGGGATGCTTCGTTCATTTTGATTAGCATCGGAAATTCCTTAACCCTCCAGGACCGGACGTAATGATTATGCTGAACCGTTGGCAACTCCCGGCATAATTCGGTGGCGGAGACAATCTCCTCTCCCTCATTCCTATTGGCAAACCCGGGGATTGCGGGCTCCACCGACAGCGGAATCACCGCATACACGCTTTCCTCTTGTTCGGATACCCCGAGAAGATCATTCACGGCTCGATCAAGAAACTGAAAAAACACCCCCGACGCAAAGCCAAACCGTTTGGCTACTTCCAAGAGTTGCCCGATCAGCGCACCCGCATCAAGTCCTTGCAGGCGGTAGGAAAAGTTATTGTATTTAAAAAAGTTTTTCCAAAACATAGTCGATACAAAAACCGCACCAAAGCAAGCCGAAGCGTCATAGCGATTACCAAGAGCCCTGGCTAAATAAGAATCGAAGTCACCTTCGCGTAGCAACACCAAACGGTGATGAGCCACATCATAATGGTATACCCCCGCAGGCAAATCCTCTATTTTCAGATACACGTATAATTCATTCGGATATAACGCTCCCCCGGAGGGAGCAAACCGCCGGTACAGCTGCAGCAGGCCCATGGTTTGCACCATGGAATTCGAGGCAAGGACTGACTGGGACAATTGAGTGAGCCCGAATACATACCAGAGAAAATGACCTATTAGACGAAGGTCGGGCTTCACCGGCGTTTCACCGCCTTCGAGCGTCAGCGGTACTTCCGGAGATAACGGAACCACAGGTAAACCGCGATAGAGCTTATATGCAAGCGGTCCGTCTTCCCAATCCACCACCAAGTCCAGCGGTTTGGTCTTGTCAATGTCATACTGCAGATTGTGCAGAAACGCCTCCAGACTCATCCTTGTCCCTCCTTATATGAACGAGGGTGGTCAACCACGCCACGTTTCTATTTTTGATACTATGGAAATGGATGCGGATATGGATTGAGATCTTCTAGCTTAAGCGGCTCCTTCGCGTACCCGAGTTCCACAGGTACCCGGAGCACCCGCTCCAACCCTGCCAGGCGGGTAAACTGATGACCGAATGTCATCGGCAGCATCCCCGGGATCAGCACTTTCACGCAATGCAGTCCATTTCGATTAATTTCCGGCGCTGTTACATCCACCACGATCACATCGAGATTCAATCGGTGGAATGCATTAAGAATGTCCTTCAGATCATCCGTTAAATCGGTATGCCTTGCCCCCCGCTTAAACTCCTCTTCAAACGTTCTCAACGGGCGATTGTCATCCAGCAAAAATTGCAGGCGCTCCTCCGCTTGCGGCAATCCGTAAAGTAGTGAATGATCCTCCATCTCCTGTACCAGGGATGAATCATGGAACATTCGAACATACGCCTCCCGGTTCGCATCCAATTTCTCGTCAAGCGTCAGCACCATACCGGCCAACTCGTGAACCGCACTTTTCACGGCCCGTATCGGATCTGGATGAGCTCCGGCTGCACAGATGAGATTCACTCCTGTTTGTTTCCTGTTTTTCGCCACTCCCCACACGCTTGGAATCCCATTCTCCATCGTCGAATTGAAGAAATACACATCAAACCCTGCCACTGCCTGCAAACGATCGATCATCAATCGCAATTCTTGGTCGTTAGCGGAATTTAGGTCAAGGCGCGGGAGAGGCAGCTGCGCATACCATGTCATTAGAAATGAATCCCGCTCCACCACTTCCAATATGCCGTAAAAAATAGCCTCCTCCAAACTTCCACCTAACGCACATCCGTTGGAAGTTTCAAACACAAAGCTGTGCCCGCAGCCCATGCTGTAATAGGCAAGCTGTTCCGGAACTAGAATCGGACGCTCTTGCAAAAACGAATAGCCCCATACCCAATTCATCGGGTGGTCAGGATTAAACGTTGTGTACGGAGCCCCCGGCTGGGCATATTGTTCCTCCGTATGCACCCCTACTTTGACGGGATCGAGTGCTTGATCTTTCAAATTGTTGAAGCTGTCACGGACTACCGTCCGTTTGCTTCGAGGCGCCAGACCGCAGTACCGCTCCAACCCCTCCAATATGGCGGTCAACTCGCTCACCGCATAGGAATGAGTCCGGCCTGCTGTTCCAACGTCCTCTGCGAACAACGGCAGATTCACACTCACATCGGCAAATAGCGACTTGAGATCAACCATTTTCCCATTCAAAAAACCGGTCTGGTAATCCATGTAGTCTTGGGTCAAAACTTTACTCAGCTCATCCACCCGGCGGCAGCGGTAACTGTCTGAGCTGATCTTTGGACTTGGTTCTAGCGAAATATGGGCTGCTGTCGATGAATCGTCAGGCAATTGACTACAAACCGGACATAGCGGGTCAGGGAGAATGAGGTGAAGTGTGCTCTCCAGCGTTTTAAGGTTGATCAAAAACACACTCCCTGCAGATTGAACCGTTTCGCCTTGTAACACTCTCCGTGCCTCTACTACCAGCAAGTGAGCCACCTGCAAAAGTCCTGTACGTGACGCCCATGCATCACGCAGCATTCCCCCATGTGTCACCAGCCTCTGCTGCAGCTCCCGCATTTCCTTGCGTTCGCGTCCTGCCATGAGGCGCCGCGTGTCTGCACACTGGGAGCACCCTTGTGTACCCGGGCGAACCAGCGGTCCGATCACGCCCTCACCAAATGAAACAAAGCCGCGAAGCCAAGGAATGCCGGCGGACTGCAGCACCTCTTCTGCCTTTTGATGAACGTAAGGATGCCAAGCATCGTGCAACACCAGAGCCAAATCTACCGCTTCCGGTACTCCTGCCTCGAAATCGATCTGACGAACGACCTCAAATTGGGTTGACAGTTCTCCGCACACGCAGTCCGCCAGCACCCCTTCGCCAACAATCACAATCATAGCGCTCACCGGGATCCCTCCTCTCGTAGCACCGCGCCAAACACCCCTGCCACTTCCTCCTTCAAAAACGGTTCTACCGCCAGATCGAAGACCAACAGCCTCTTACGGTTCCGATTCAAAACCTGTAAGGCGGACTGCAGAACCTCCGATTGTGACGATGCTTCACATGTAGGGATCTCAAGGCTTAGTGGGGCCTGTTCTTCCAGATGTACGGTCGAAAACTCCAATGATTGCGATTTGATGCCATCCGGTTGGTTTTGTGCCCCCAGCAGAGCCTGTTGTAATGCCTTCCGCAAAGCCAATGTCACATTTAAGTCTACACTGCCATACCAGCAATCACTCGTACCGACCCATACCACAGGAAATCCGGACACTTCCTCTCCCAAGGCGATCACCGGTGCTCCCTTCATCGTCGTCAATGCCTCTATATAAAAAAGGCAGTGTTTATCTTCTACCGCACCTAACTGTACCGGAGAGACCGAAGGCAACTGACACGCCTGCTGCTTGCCCAATACTTCGTCTAAACACCTTTGCAACCCTCGGCAAATGCCTTCCGCAACCGTTTCTCCTGCTCCGATGCCAATAAACTCCTGCGTTTCAATCCAGCTGCCCTCTACTCCCGGATGGGAGGGCAGCGTCGAAACGATCCGATCTGCCATTCGCGAAACATATGCTTCAAGCCCGACCAGCCCCGCTTCCCGCCGCGCCTCCTCATGCGTCAGAGCGGTACAGATCATTTCCGGTAGCAGCCCAGCCGGTCCTTCCGATAACGGATCGATAGCCTGAACGCGGCACTGAGAGAGCGGTAGCTGCGTTAAATCCCCCTCCTCCCAAACATGAAAAATCCCTGATTCCACCGATGTCAGCCGGCTGAAATGAGGAATCAATCCGTTCTCACTTTTGTTTGTTCCCCGTTCAAGCTGAAGATCGAAATCATGAATCCATTCAGGTGCGCTAAGTCCGGTCACAAGCGGATGGGGCAGGAACGAATGCCACGTTCCTTCCAAAGTCTCCAGATTAAGCAGAAAAAATCGATTATTCTGTTCCGAATCGTTCGCTCCCGTAATCTTTTTAAATAGTTCAAACACGCTCACATTGGCCAACATCGCTCCCGCTGTGGAAGAAAAGGTGTGCAGTTGTGGGTCTTTAGAAATTGCGGATTGGTGTAGGCGACGCCACGCTGACTCCCAGCATCCCTCAAGATCCGGATGTACTAACGGTCCCGCCAGACCCACCTGTTGCAAACATACAGCAGAAATAAATACCTTCTTCTCCTCCTTGCAAGCCGCATGAAGAACTCGAAGTTCCCGGGCATCGTCCTCCCGTGACACAAACAAAATCGAATCAAACGGCCTCACAGCCTCCCGCCAACAACTCCCCCCCTCCTTCTGCAAGGTAACCTCCTCTATTGCCACCTCGGAGTCGGTTTTACGGGCATGTGCCGCCAGTTCTGACATCCGTTGCTGATCCGTCGAATCTGAACCCGAGACCAGTACATGAAATTTGGGCAATCCGGATTCAAGGAGCGCTGAAATCGCCGAGATCAAAAATGGACCGGAACCGACCACCAATACTTTGGTCTGACGATAGGACTGAAAACGATACGCACCCGAATCACCGAAATGATCCAAAAATTCAATTTGAGAAGCATACTTTTTGAGAACCTCTTCCGGCAATTGATGTGGAGTATCTTGGCTCACATCCCGAGCAAAGCCGTTACGATACAAAACTTCTGCAATTTCATATACCTGATTCCGGTGTTGGTCCGGCAATCCGTCAGTCAAATCCCCCAATCTATGCTCCCCATTGAATATCGGTATCAGTGTTTCAATCCACTGATCGATCGCCTCACCTTCCATGCGGAACGAGCTTACATTGTTTCGAAAATACACACCGCTCAAATCAGGGAGAAAAAATGTATCCCTTTTAACCTTTAGACGCATCGAAGGGTTCAAATTTGTCATTCTATTCCTCCTCCGTAGGCTGTTCTCAATCTGCCTCAACACTTCACAAGTAATCTTATGTACAGCTATTTGTCCCTCATGACTGTAACGTTTGAACTTCTGCCCTTTCGTTACCAACGCAAAACACCCCTAAATTAGATTAGATTAACCCAGGGGTTTTTCTAACATCTATTTTAGGGATGCACATCAAAATGATACACGTTCCTTTCTCTTCTCATTAAGCAGCCACTGTTTCCGTAGAGAAATAAGTAATATTGGACACAAACATTGCCTTATCGGCAAAAACTACCTTATCGTCCTCCACGGTGACAGTTCTGACAGTTCTGACAGTTATGGCAGTTATGGCAGTTATGGCAGTTGTGGCAGTTTTGGCAATTGAAGCAGTTTTGACAATTGAAGCAATTAGAACAATTGAAGCACCTGAAGCAATTGAAACAATTGAAGAAGAAGCACAGTCGAGCTGACTGATCGCTTTGAGCGTTCCAAGGAGTCATCTCACTCGCCTTAAACTTGGAAACATTCAATTTCTGCAGATCATTTTTAAAATCATTCATACTCTTACCTCCATTTTTAAAAAACCGTTTTACTGGCAGCATAAACGCCAATTCTAATACTCATGACAACATATGAATCGCGCTCCGCTCTTGTTACTGATCTAAATGCCTATATTTTCTTTTTCTTCGTAAATCCAAGCTCGAAATTGCTTCTCCGTGTTAGCTGAGACAACACTATAAAAAAGAGCTTTTCCGGCTGAACAGAGTCATGCAGGGAAATACAAAAAGAAGCCTGCCACCATTACAGTGGCAAAGCTCCTTTTTCGTTGTTGTGGATTTATAGTATGGAGGCGAACCGTGGCTGTGCGAAAACACAATCCGTCGCTGCGTGATGCTCAGACTGTGTAGGGAGGTGGCGTAGTAAATCATCCAAAAAGTCGAGAATGTTAACTTGCTTCATAACTCTTAAGTAACAATGATTTGGCCTTTTTAAACTGCTCGTCATTCACGATTGTTATTTCAAGTTCACCGGTTCCATAGTGCCTGATCTTTCTCACATCTCTGGTGAATCCTGGTTCAATAGTGATGGAGTCGGGATTCACCTTCACATATACTGTAATTTTCTTCGATTGGGGGTGAATCTCGATACAGTTCCGTCAAAGCAAACCGAGGGGAGTCCAACCCCTATTCGAAGATAACGATAGCACAAGCTTCTACGGGTTAGTGACAGATTTGATGTCACCCTGAACACACAGTGCCCCTCCTGAAGATTTATCATTGCTTATTCATTTACCCTAACTATACCCACAAGTAAAAGCTCTACCATTTGATCTAACGCCTTCTCTAAAGTTAATTCCTTTTGAATGGCAGCCTGATAATCCATCAACTGATAGGAGCAACATCTAAATCAAATTTTTTACCATTTATTTTGGCATTTTTATGACCCATAAATAATTCGATCGTATTTTCTGCATCAATAATAGTAACTTTTCTTGTTTTAGAGTTCCATTTAATTTGAGCGCCTAAATTTTCGGTTATAATCCTAATAGGTAGTAAAGTTCTATCACTTTCAGAAATCAAATTGGCATTTTTTATTATAGATCCATTTATAAATAATGCTACAAAATCTTTGCTAATTAACTCTTTGGTAGAGTCGCCATATAGGATATAAAACTCGCTTTACAACCAATTACACACATGCATTATTTATCAACAAAATCAGAAATTTCTGCCACTATTGATTTTTATAATACTACCTCACTATTTTAAAAAAAGAACACCCAGACCTCTTTCGGTCTAGGTGTTCATGATTTTTAGCTGAAGACGTAAGTTCCAACATGGTGAATGCCATTTTGGGCGTTGCCGAAACCGTAAAGGACAACGTACAAGGCTCCGTCCTCACGATCCAACATGCCCAATCGCCGTCACAAAGAGAAAGAGAAATACAGCCA
Above is a window of Paenibacillus uliginis N3/975 DNA encoding:
- a CDS encoding SagB family peptide dehydrogenase — translated: MSLEAFLHNLQYDIDKTKPLDLVVDWEDGPLAYKLYRGLPVVPLSPEVPLTLEGGETPVKPDLRLIGHFLWYVFGLTQLSQSVLASNSMVQTMGLLQLYRRFAPSGGALYPNELYVYLKIEDLPAGVYHYDVAHHRLVLLREGDFDSYLARALGNRYDASACFGAVFVSTMFWKNFFKYNNFSYRLQGLDAGALIGQLLEVAKRFGFASGVFFQFLDRAVNDLLGVSEQEESVYAVIPLSVEPAIPGFANRNEGEEIVSATELCRELPTVQHNHYVRSWRVKEFPMLIKMNEASLLESLRSIPRIGEEMIVHCEDQAVALPRVKRLLYDLASVSRKRYSPDSDFMMSKVSQEQLALLLQEATASFKYWNDLDGDRENPVSRVSLYVCLYNVDGIPEGAYYYDSAAHALRLIRHGDHRLQLQQGMPSDNVNLFQVPLCFHIAGDKDHLVTAMGYRGYRIQQMEAGMLVQRLLLAASAIGLGGHPLLGFDARLCDEIYKMTSGGLTSLIQIPVGPYRHSPRLTGGLHG
- a CDS encoding TOMM precursor leader peptide-binding protein — protein: MIVIVGEGVLADCVCGELSTQFEVVRQIDFEAGVPEAVDLALVLHDAWHPYVHQKAEEVLQSAGIPWLRGFVSFGEGVIGPLVRPGTQGCSQCADTRRLMAGRERKEMRELQQRLVTHGGMLRDAWASRTGLLQVAHLLVVEARRVLQGETVQSAGSVFLINLKTLESTLHLILPDPLCPVCSQLPDDSSTAAHISLEPSPKISSDSYRCRRVDELSKVLTQDYMDYQTGFLNGKMVDLKSLFADVSVNLPLFAEDVGTAGRTHSYAVSELTAILEGLERYCGLAPRSKRTVVRDSFNNLKDQALDPVKVGVHTEEQYAQPGAPYTTFNPDHPMNWVWGYSFLQERPILVPEQLAYYSMGCGHSFVFETSNGCALGGSLEEAIFYGILEVVERDSFLMTWYAQLPLPRLDLNSANDQELRLMIDRLQAVAGFDVYFFNSTMENGIPSVWGVAKNRKQTGVNLICAAGAHPDPIRAVKSAVHELAGMVLTLDEKLDANREAYVRMFHDSSLVQEMEDHSLLYGLPQAEERLQFLLDDNRPLRTFEEEFKRGARHTDLTDDLKDILNAFHRLNLDVIVVDVTAPEINRNGLHCVKVLIPGMLPMTFGHQFTRLAGLERVLRVPVELGYAKEPLKLEDLNPYPHPFP
- a CDS encoding putative thiazole-containing bacteriocin maturation protein, coding for MTNLNPSMRLKVKRDTFFLPDLSGVYFRNNVSSFRMEGEAIDQWIETLIPIFNGEHRLGDLTDGLPDQHRNQVYEIAEVLYRNGFARDVSQDTPHQLPEEVLKKYASQIEFLDHFGDSGAYRFQSYRQTKVLVVGSGPFLISAISALLESGLPKFHVLVSGSDSTDQQRMSELAAHARKTDSEVAIEEVTLQKEGGSCWREAVRPFDSILFVSREDDARELRVLHAACKEEKKVFISAVCLQQVGLAGPLVHPDLEGCWESAWRRLHQSAISKDPQLHTFSSTAGAMLANVSVFELFKKITGANDSEQNNRFFLLNLETLEGTWHSFLPHPLVTGLSAPEWIHDFDLQLERGTNKSENGLIPHFSRLTSVESGIFHVWEEGDLTQLPLSQCRVQAIDPLSEGPAGLLPEMICTALTHEEARREAGLVGLEAYVSRMADRIVSTLPSHPGVEGSWIETQEFIGIGAGETVAEGICRGLQRCLDEVLGKQQACQLPSVSPVQLGAVEDKHCLFYIEALTTMKGAPVIALGEEVSGFPVVWVGTSDCWYGSVDLNVTLALRKALQQALLGAQNQPDGIKSQSLEFSTVHLEEQAPLSLEIPTCEASSQSEVLQSALQVLNRNRKRLLVFDLAVEPFLKEEVAGVFGAVLREEGSR
- a CDS encoding heterocycloanthracin/sonorensin family bacteriocin; translated protein: MLPVKRFFKNGGKSMNDFKNDLQKLNVSKFKASEMTPWNAQSDQSARLCFFFNCFNCFRCFNCSNCFNCQNCFNCQNCHNCHNCHNCHNCQNCQNCHRGGR
- a CDS encoding copper amine oxidase N-terminal domain-containing protein, producing the protein MLYGDSTKELISKDFVALFINGSIIKNANLISESDRTLLPIRIITENLGAQIKWNSKTRKVTIIDAENTIELFMGHKNAKINGKKFDLDVAPIS